CTCAAAGACACGCCAAAAGGTTTGTTTTAAGCGGGCTATTGGTAGAAAAATCTTGATTTTCATTCCTTTTCTTTCATCTTTCTAATTTCCTCAAACCCATGGCAATTACTGCAAGCGACGTAAACAAACTCCGCCAAATGACTGGCGCAGGCATGATGGATTGTAAAAAAGCTCTTTCTGAAGCAGAAGGCGATTTCGACAAAGCCATCGAAGTCTTGCGCAAACAAGGACAAAAAGTGTCGGCAAAACGCGCAGACCGCGAAACCAGTGAAGGCGCAGTGTTCGTAAGTTTGTTCAATAACGATAGCGAAGGCATCATCTTGGGATTAGGTTGCGAGACGGACTTTGTAGCTAAAAACGAAGGCTTCCAGAGTTTAGGAAACGCCATCTTAGCCGTAGCGGTAGCCAACAAAGTAGCCGACAAAGACGCGCTCTTGGCAATGCCTTTACAAGATGGAACGGTAGAATCTAAAATTACCGAACTTGTCGGCACCATTGGCGAAAAAATCTCTATCGTAGCTTATGGATATGAGCAGGCAGAAAAATTAGCTTCTTACATTCACTCAAACGGCAAAGTAGGGGTATTAGTAGCCCTAAACAAAGTAGGCTCTGCCAATTACGAAACTTTGGGCAAAGATTTGGGCATGCAGATTGCTGCCATGAATCCTATTGCCGTAGATGGCACAGGCGTAAGTGAAGACTTGAAGCAAAAAGAACTTGAAATCGGCATCGAGCGTGCGCGTGCTGAAGGAAAGCCTGAAAACATCTTAGAAAAAATTGCACAAGGGTATGTACAAAAGTTTTTGAAAGAAAACACACTTTTAGAACAACCTTTTGTAAAAGACAACAAAGTTACGATTAAGGAGTTTTTGAAGCAGCAAGGCGGCGTAGAAGTGAAAAACTTTGTACGCGCCTCTGTGGGTGAATAGTCCCAAAATCGGAAACTGCCCAACCTAAATACAAAAACCCAAGCGGATTCTATCGGCTTGGGTTTTTGTTTGGATTTGAAAAATACGAGGCAAAAAACCAAGAGGCAAAAAACCAAAAAGAGCGTGTTACGCCTCAAAGTCGTCTTCTTCCAATTCTTGTTGGCTATTTCTAATCTTTTTTTCTGCCCCCAAGACCAGCACAATCTCACCCTTGATACTATCTTTGGCTTGAAAATGAGCAAGGGCTTCCTCTATATTGCCTCTAAAAGTTTCCTCATGCAGTTTGGAAAGTTCTCTACAAACGGCAATCTGGCGGTTGTTTGCACCCAAATCTATCAACTGTTGCAACGTTTTGAGCAAACGGTGGGGCGATTCATACAAAACTGTTGTATAGGATTGTTGCAAAATTTGCCCAAGTCTTGTTTGTCTGCCCTTTTTGGGCGGCAAAAAACCCTCGAAAACAAACCTATCCGAAGGCAGAGCCGATTGAACCAGCGCAGGAACGAAGGCGGTTGCGCCTGCCAAACATTGTACCTCGATGCCCGCCTCCACACAGGCGCGAACCAAAAGAAAGCCGGGGTCGGAGATGGCGGGTGTGCCTGCATCTGTTATGAGGGCGGCTTTCTGCCCTTGCGCAATTTTTTGTACTACTCTTTCAACTACTTGGTGTTCGTTGTGTAGGTGGTAGCTTTGTAGGGGTTTCGAAATTTGGTAGTGTTTGAGCAGTACGCCACTTTTACGGGTATCCTCGGCGAGGATAAAATCTACTTCTTGAAGCAGGCGCAAGGCACGAAGCGTGATGTCTTCTAAGTTGCCGATAGGGGTAGGAATCAGATAGAGCATAGCAGGGCGAAAAGGCGAAAAGAAAGGATAAGGAGGGCAAAGATACGGCTTTTTTGTCAAATTTTATTTACGACTACAAAGTGTTTGGCAGGCGGCTTAAAGGTTTTATTTTCAGGCTCTTAGCTACTTTGTGAGCTATTGTAGGAGGCAGAAGTTGCGTTTTTTTTAGAAAGGAGCGCGAAAAATAGGATATTTTTCCAAATTTCACAGCCACGTAATATAAAAGGATTAGTTTTGCAGTTGAAAAGAACCCACGCGGATTTGATTTCTCATCTTTATTTATTTCGTTATGTTGAAACATTTACACAGAACAAAAAATCTTTGGCTTACGCTGATGCTATTTTTGAGCATTGGCTGGGCGAAAGCGCAAGTAGACATTGTTGTTTGGGATTTTGAAGGCGACGTTACAACGCCCTCCACAGGTACAGGTACGGCTGCTACGGGTGCAGGTCTCATACCAAATGGAACAGGATTTGCCGCTGGAAATCCCGGTGATTCTTGGAATTGGAATGAATGGACTACTGATGCTACCCTTGATGCTACCGATTATTTTCAGTTTTCTACTGCTACTACAGGCTATGAAGACATCATCTTAGAATTTGATGAAAGAAGGTCAGGCACAGGTATTCGCAATTTTAGCGTGAGCTACAGTACCGATGGCACTACTTTTACACCCATTCCTGCAACGGTAACAAGCGTACCCGACAATACACAATGGCGAAGCCACAGTTTTAACCTTGCTGCAATCGCTGCTTTGGATAATCAGGGCAGTGTTTTCTTCCGTATTTACGGCTATAATTCA
Above is a genomic segment from Hugenholtzia roseola DSM 9546 containing:
- the tsf gene encoding translation elongation factor Ts, producing MAITASDVNKLRQMTGAGMMDCKKALSEAEGDFDKAIEVLRKQGQKVSAKRADRETSEGAVFVSLFNNDSEGIILGLGCETDFVAKNEGFQSLGNAILAVAVANKVADKDALLAMPLQDGTVESKITELVGTIGEKISIVAYGYEQAEKLASYIHSNGKVGVLVALNKVGSANYETLGKDLGMQIAAMNPIAVDGTGVSEDLKQKELEIGIERARAEGKPENILEKIAQGYVQKFLKENTLLEQPFVKDNKVTIKEFLKQQGGVEVKNFVRASVGE
- the rsmI gene encoding 16S rRNA (cytidine(1402)-2'-O)-methyltransferase; this encodes MLYLIPTPIGNLEDITLRALRLLQEVDFILAEDTRKSGVLLKHYQISKPLQSYHLHNEHQVVERVVQKIAQGQKAALITDAGTPAISDPGFLLVRACVEAGIEVQCLAGATAFVPALVQSALPSDRFVFEGFLPPKKGRQTRLGQILQQSYTTVLYESPHRLLKTLQQLIDLGANNRQIAVCRELSKLHEETFRGNIEEALAHFQAKDSIKGEIVLVLGAEKKIRNSQQELEEDDFEA